In the Malania oleifera isolate guangnan ecotype guangnan chromosome 1, ASM2987363v1, whole genome shotgun sequence genome, one interval contains:
- the LOC131147142 gene encoding uncharacterized protein LOC131147142: MILEGTMAHKRPFGGENSHEVACKQPRQSEPINGLASVFDIFPCNDASLKVQTSVEDSPSKYHERRVASDSAGEILNGANKEFETDASGSFSSFLWVDGSIFDEDAKSEAAAYSSLFPEYFECDPRVKALVQPDGFYCLSFTDYPPRKLVSVGPDHQAYVPEWGQQNFQNSSEPSDRSDPCFAFSETSGLTVMDDDGNAEKLIGTCVLPMPYPESTAESCCGGEGEGLRSECGCLDRGSVRCVRQHVGTVRDRLKEKLGQKIFEELGFCDMGEEVAKKWSEKEEQAFNDVVLSNPASLGKNFWDHLSVVFPSRTKKDLVSYYFNVFMLRKRAEQSRFDPLNIDSDNDEWQRSEFGSTEEDDDSGGESQIEQVAPISDPEDHKENCLGDAEEKWINESEVANCRDIHGKQGERYVEDPKEIQVGDSHGDCGFYSDLKLLDIVPSKNSMGCDIHDDLSNCCED, translated from the exons GGAACAATGGCACACAAACGTCCTTTTGGTGGTGAGAATTCTCATGAGGTTGCTTGTAAGCAACCGAGACAGTCGGAGCCCATTAACGGTCTGGCTTCAGTTTTTGATATTTTTCCTTGTAATGATGCTTCCCTTAAGGTTCAAACTTCAG TTGAGGACAGCCCTAGCAAATATCATGAAAGGCGTGTTGCAAGTGACTCAGCTGGAGAAATCTTGAATGGGGCTAACAAGGAATTTGAAACTGATGCTTCTGGCAGCTTTTCTAGTTTCTTATGGGTGGATGGCAGTATTTTTGATGAAGATGCTAAGTCGGAGGCTGCAGCTTATTCATCTCTTTTTCCTGAATATTTTGAATGTGACCCCCGAGTGAAGGCCTTGGTTCAGCCTGATGGATTCTACTGTCTATCTTTTACGGATTATCCTCCTCGGAAGCTGGTTTCTGTTGGACCTGATCATCAGGCATATGTCCCAGAATGGGGCCAACAGAATTTCCAAAATTCGTCAGAACCTTCAGATAGGTCTGATCCATGCTTTGCATTTTCAGAAACTTCAGGTTTAACTGTCATGGATGATGATGGCAATGCAGAAAAGCTGATAGGTACTTGCGTCCTTCCAATGCCTTATCCAGAGTCAACTGCAGAGAGTTGCTGTGGAGGTGAGGGTGAGGGATTGAGAAGTGAGTGTGGCTGCCTTGATCGGGGTTCTGTTAGATGTGTGAGGCAACATGTCGGCACAGTGAGGGACAGACTGAAGGAAAAACTTGGGCAGAAGATATTTGAGGAGTTGGGCTTCTGTGATATGGGAGAAGAGGTTGCAAAGAAATGGAGTGAAAAAGAAGAACAAGCTTTCAATGATGTTGTCCTCTCTAACCCTGCTTCATTGGGTAAGAATTTTTGGGACCATCTCTCTGTGGTTTTCCCATCCCGAACAAAGAAGGATCTTGTCAGCTATTATTTCAATGTTTTTATGCTACGAAAGCGTGCTGAGCAGAGCAGGTTTGACCCACTGAACATTGACAGTGACAATGATGAGTGGCAAAGGAGTGAATTTGGATCTACAGAGGAAGATGATGACTCTGGTGGGGAATCTCAGATTGAACAAGTTGCTCCCATTTCTGACCCAGAAGACCATAAAGAGAATTGCCTTGGAGACGCTGAGGAGAAGTGGATAAATGAGAGTGAAGTGGCGAATTGTAGAGATATACATGGCAAACAGGGTGAGAGATATGTAGAAGATCCTAAAGAAATACAAGTTGGGGATTCTCATGGTGATTGTGGTTTCTATTCTGACTTGAAGCTTCTGGATATTGTTCCTAGCAAGAACAGTATGGGGTGTGATATTCATGATGACCTTAGCAACTGCTGTGAGGATTAG